AATAATACATCCAGCAGTAAATTGATGACAATTATTCAAGATTAAATTATAATCAGTCCAATGACCAACCATTTCAAGAGCACGTTCGGCAATTTGGTCACTCCTCAATGATCTGCTATCATTGCAAGCCGCATAAATTGAAAATCCGTTAGTCTCCTCCAAAAAACCGGTTTCATCAGTAAGCCTTACTTCACCTTTTCCAGTAAGTTCAACAATATTACCATTACCAACATAAACACCACTATGTTCCACTCCGAACAATTCACAAAAAACAATAGTTCCCCTTTCAGGAGTTATGTGATCCATCAGAAAATTTCGCTTAAATTTATCTAAGATTCTACCAGTCCCCCACAGATTGTCATAATCATCAGATGTTCTTCTGGGAAGTGTCACAGGTTTTGGAAAAGTAGTAGGTTTTATAGCATCAATAACAGAATTATCAATAGCGTCTTTAATAAAACCAAATAAATTCTCAAAGATAGACATAGCAGCTCCATTTTATTGTTTAATGTATCTATCGTACATCATCTTAATATTTTCAAGCCATTTATTTCGTAAATCTTCAGGTTCGACTACTTCTGCATGCATACCAAATCTTAAAATACGGCCGAGTATTTCTCTGTATCTTCCAACAGGAATGATAAATTCAATAAACTCACCAATATTATTTTTCCCATTTCTAATTTTTTGGTTTTTATGCCATTTTTGGTTTTTAATACTATCTGAAACAGGCTGGTAAAACCGGATCACAGCTTCCTTTGGATTTTCTTCCAGATCGAGCCCAAAACTATTAGAAAGAAGATTGTTTAGCTTTAAATCATCACATTCATAGACATTAGGAACATCGGTTAAAACTAGTTTCTCGAATCTTGAAAATAGAAAAATTTTAGGAATATTTTTCATAACACAATAAGCAACTAAATACCATTTCCCAGAATAATTCATAAGTCTTAATGGTTCAAGAACTCTTTCACTCTTTACTCCATCTGCATTGTTGTAAATTGCTTTAAGTTGTTTCTTGTAATTCATTGAGTCAATAACAACCTTAAATAAAGCAATATCCACTTCTTCATACTCAGAAAAATCATACCTGATTTTATCACTAATAAATTTTAATTCGGACCCTACACTTTCGTCAAGATTGGAGATAATATTATCAGCAGTTAGCGGAATATAATTTAAACTTTCAAGGATCTTTTTCATCATCGCAGATGCAATTAGAGATTTTTCACCAAGAAAATTAAATATCTCAAACTTTTCACCATAATAATACCCCTTGATTTTGCTGTATTTAATCGGAGCATTAAAACTATTTTTCATCTCATCGATATCTCGTTTAATTGATCTTTCAGAAACTTCATATTCATTTGCAATAGATTTTGCGCTATATGCTTTACCTTGTCTAATTCTACTATCTATAAACTGCATTCTTTGCAATTGTGTCGCCATAGTTACTCCAATCGTTATATTCATTTTTCATTAAAAGACTATCTTCCAGTCTGATATCAATTATTCGTACATTTCAATCTCTTTATCAAGTCTTTCGATCTCTTCTTCAATTTTATCAAGAGCTTTTTTATACTTAACCTCAGGATCTTTCATAAATGTTTGTAAAAACGGAGATGAGTTCATCCACTTAAAGCTATCATCAACCATTCTTTTTAACAAATTAAAATGCTCTCTAGCGACAGTATTTCTTCTATTGATTAAAATGCTGTACCTTCTGTTTTTTTCTTCAAGAGTAATATTTTCCATAACTCCTCCTAACTTAATAAATCATCAATTAACTCACTAAAGGCTGAACCTACTCCTTCAATAAGAGTGATTATGTTATCAATACTTTCTTGACTTATTGGCAGTTCGTCATCTTCAACAACTGGTAGCTCGAAAGAGTAATCCTCTTCAAAATTATACATATTATTTAGCAGAGAATTTTTCATGATTAACTCCTTAAAATTTTAATTTATTGATTTTTGAATTTAGATCCTCGAAAAGTTCAGCAATCTCGTCTAATCTTTCTCTATCAATCTCAAGTCCATTAAGTTTACTTTTTAATCTATTTATCTCAATCTCAACAAAAGATCCATCTTCAACAAAATCAGCAACATCCTCGAGTTTCTCAATCTGTTCTTCAATTTCAGAAAGGTCATTTTCTTCATAACTATCCTTAATATTATCATATTCATAATTAAGATCATTAATATTTGATATGATAGAGTCTAACATTTCCGTTGCGTTATTAATTTTTTCTATCAAATTCGAAATTTCATCCCCTTTTTCTGAGTTGATCTCATTGTTGTAATCAGTTGTTAACTCACTCTCCATAATTCCTCCAATTTTATAAAAAGGCAGTAATATTACTGCCCTAAAATTTCAGTGACAATTAGCTTTCAATCACTTGCTTTGTTATTTCCACAACTTTCACAGTAATATCAACCAATTTTACAGGTACTTTCAAAAGTTCAGCAGCAGTATCAGTCAATGCTGCAACGGCTTTAGGAGCTTTCATTGCATTCATTCCTGTGAAATCGCTCGAAGCACTTGAAGCTAAATTTTTTAACATCGAAGCCAGCTCTTTACTGTCAGAAATCAATTGCTCTCCATTATTTTTAATCTCAATTATTGGATCAAAAATTAACTCAAGTTTTTCCTGAAGTTCTTTCTTTTTAGACTCAAAATTCTCTCGTGGATCTCTAAAATAATCACTCATACTAAGCTTAGCCAAATCCTCTTTAAACTTATCAATTCTTTTATTAAACTCATCACTGTATTTAAAATCAATATCAGTTGCTAGTTTTCCATCCTTAATTTTAAGCTTTACAGTTATACCTGACTTTCTAAAATTATCCCATAACATTTTAAAAACTTGTCCAGGATTACCTTTGACAGTTTCTGCAGCAGATTTAGTCTTATCAAGCTCTTCTACAGTTGCCTTTGCAAAATTTTGTACTCTTGTTTTAAACTCCTCAGATGATTTATCAGAAACAGCCATCAAAGCTGTCATTTCATTCTCCATCTGATTTATAGCTGCTGGTAAAAACTCCTGAAAATCAGTAACTACTTGTGGAAGACTACTGAGGTTGTGATCGATAGAGTTTAACAACTCCGTAATATTCATAGCTTTTTCTAGAGCATCATCGTATTTTTCCAATCCCTCACCAAATTGTCTTTCATACTTCTGCATCAAATATGCAGCACCTTTGTTGATCTCTTGTTTTGTTGAACTGCAACCTACCAAAATCAACAATGCAAGCACCATCATCATTAAAACCAACTTTTTCATTCCTACTCCTTAATTGTTTAGTTTAGCCTACGAATGAAAAGTATTACTAGATGAGTGCCAAATAATGGCCCTTATAAAAAAATCATCTCCATACAGATAATTTTCTAAAAAGAATCATATTGCTTGACAATTATTTTATATAATTTTATTCTAAAGTTTAAATCAATTACTTAAGGGAAATTATGAAGAAGATTCTTTTTATTTTGATGGTTATAATTTTTGCGTATTCCTGCAATAAGAAAAGCTCTGTGACAGTAAATTTGATTAATGGAGAAACAATTTATTCAAACAACGTTGCAACCAGTTGTGACACAACTTTTGCGAAAATGAATACAATAATGGATATAAAATTAGCAGACTTAGATTTAAATGAATTTTTCCCGACCAATATTATCGACGATAAAATTATTCTTTTATCATATTCCAAAGGAGAGATTGTATTTCTTGGACTAGACGGTGCAATTCTAAAAAGATTTGGAGGAACAGGTGTTGGTCCAGGAGAGATAAAGCAACCGCAATGTGCATATCAATTTCACGATACATTATTTGTTGTTTCAGTAAACACGAAAACCATAAATAAGTATGATATGGAAGGCAATTTTCTTTTTAGGATACATCCCAAAAATATTTTGGCTAATGAAGGAATTGTAATTAACGACACGCTTTTTGCTGGAATAAATAAGTTGTATTCAAGAGACGAAAAAGGCAATTATATTTCAAATCAATTAGGTGTATTTGATCCTAATTTTAAAAATGTAATAAATTATGGAGATGCTGTTATTTCCAGATGGAGAAAAACAGATAATCTACTAAAAATGTATCCAGTTTTTACTGCCTCAGAAGTTACAAATGAGATAGCTTATTCAGAACTAAGTAATACCAAATATTCTATCGTAGTTAAAAACATTTCAAGCAATTCATCTTATAAAATATATAGAAACTATGCAAAATCACCTCTAACTGAATCTGAAATTGAAGCTTGCTTTAATTTTTACAAAAGATCTATTCCAGAGCTAGAATTAAATGATATAAAAAACATTTCCAATTTGGCTGTAAAGCATTTGTACTATGATAAATATGGAAACTTACTTGCAAATTATTCTTCCATAGATCAACCAAACTACATGATATTAGATTCCTATAAAAATGGTAAATTTAATGGAAAGCTAGTTTTTAAAGATCTTCCGCCTCTTAGTACTCAAATTTCTCCAGAAATAATCAAATTCATAGATGATAAAATTATACAATTTAATTTTGAAGATTACATCATAAAGGTTTTCGAGTACGATTACTAATATTGAGCATCTATAAAATTACATCCAATTTCTTTTTGATAAGAATTTTGAAATCAATAATACAATTCTGTAAAAGATCGCTGTCAAGTTTATCTTTTAAACAAAAACTCTCACCCGATTTTATAGCTTTTAGATATTGATCTCTTAATAGAAGCAGCTTAGCTACAAAATCATTTTCACCTTCCAATTCCATCATTGATGGTAATCCAAGTAGCAGAGGAAAATATAATCGCTCTCTATCATCCAAATGTTCTTTTGCTGATTTGTAAATTTCAAAATCTTCAAAAATATCCTTTTCATAGTTGTCTAATACTTCCAAACTTTCTTTAAAAACATATTCCCAACCAATAAAGTTTTCACATATCTTTTCTTTGTATTCACCAATTGGAGATTTTGGAAAAAGGATTGATCTTAACTCATCCTCAGTAAAGTATTTATAATCAGGAGCATCATCCTTTTTATGACGAATATTGGTAAACTTAAATTTCTCATTTTCATAATTATTAAATACTAAAGCGTGCCCACGTTCATTTGGAAATTTTACGCTTACTTTCAATTCATGAACAGAATTTTTCAGCATCTTGATTTTTTCTTCTAAATCAAGCTCATGATTAATAATTTCCAGATTATGTTTGTTTAGATAAAGATCTAACCAAAATTTGGATTGTAGCTTATATGCATTTATATATGAATTTCTCTCAAATCTCAATTGATAAGGAATATATATGCTTTTTACAATATCATAGTCTTCCACATCGATGTCATAGCTTTCAAGCATATTAGCCATTGCAGTAAAAACACAAGATGAATTGAAATTTTGATACTTCATATGACCTCTAAATTATTTTATAGCAATTAAAAAAAATAATGTTCAAAACAAACTTTTTTTAATTCAATGTTTTTTATATTATATAAAGGTGATTTTTTCAAGGACTCATTTAATAATCAACTATTAGACAATTTTCACTTTTTGAAAAGTTGAACCAGCTCCACTAACTTCGCGGTTCAGCTTAGCTGGTGATAGAGTTTTAATGTCTAGAGTATGGTTTTTGAAGAAGAAAAAAAATCAAAATTCTGTTCACTATTCCCTAAAAGCTGATCACTGGGCTAACAAGCACAGCTGTGTGCTGGGATTTAAAGCTAAAAAAGGGGCGATTAACCCCTTTCTAAGATTTTTATTTTACAACAATATTGACCATTTTACCATCTTTTCGATTTATTAAAATGGTTTTGACAATATTTAATCCTTCAGTAAACTTTAAAACTTTTTCGTCAGCAAGAGCAAGTTCTTTAACCTTTTCATCATCAATATCGATTTCAGCTTCGATATTAGCACGAACTTTACCATTAACTTGAACTACAATAACCTGAGTAGATTTAACAAGAGCTTTTTCGTCACACTCTGGATATTTTTCAAAAAATACTGATTTTGTATTACCAAGAAGACTCCATAATTCCTCGGCAGTATGAGGTGCCAGAGGTGCAAGTAATAGTATAAATTTTTCTTTTACTTGGTGATAGAAATCGGCGTTAAATCTATTTTCATCTTTAACATAGCTATTTAACTCATTGAAAAGCTCCATAAGCCTAGAAATAGCTGTATTAAAGTATAGATCTTCCAAATTTGCTCTCATCTCTTTTATAGTATTGTGCAAAACGAAATTCAAATCTTTATCAATAATCAATTTGCCACCATTTTCATAAGTAGTCTCAGCAAATTGTCTCCAAATTCTATTAAGGAATCTATCTGTTCCAGAAATACCTTCATCCGACCAATCACCACCTTCACGGAAATTAGTCATGAACATTATGTATAATCTGAAAACATCAGTTCCATACTGGTCGACAAAATTATCAGGAGATACAGCATTCCCTTTAGATTTAGACATCTTTGCACCATTTCTAGTAATCATACCCTGATGAATAAGTTTTTTATAAGGTTCGTCAAAATTTATATAGCCAAGATCATATAGTACCTTTGTCACAAATCTTGAATAAATCAAATGTCCATTAGAGTGTTCAGCTCCACCAATGTAAAGATCGGCAGGCAACCAATTATTAACTTCATCACTATCAAAAGCTTTGTTGCTAATATGTGGATTGATATATCTCAAAAAATACCAACTGGAGTCTACAAAAGTATCCATAGTTTCTGGATCTCTTTTAGCATCTTTTCCACATTTTGGACATTTTACATTCATGTAAGAATCAATTAATGATAATGGTGCTTTGCCCTTAGGTCTATAGTCAATATTTTCATCCATAGGAAGTGTTACAGGTAGTTCATTTTCAGGAACAGGAACTGCTCCACAACATTCACAATGTATAAATGGAATAGGAACTCCCCAATATCTCTGTCTTGAAACAGACCAATCTCTCAATCTATAATTTATTGATCTTTCACCAGTTCCATCCTTTTCGAGCTTATCTATGATCGCTTTCAAGCCTTCATCTGAATCCATTCCAGTAAACTCTGCAGACTCTATCATAACTCCGGATACAGTATAGGCATTAGCCATGTCTATTGGATCTAAAGAACTGTCTATTGGATTAATAACTACTTTTATAGGTAGATTGAATTTTTTTGCAAACTCAAAATCTCTTTCATCATGAGCAGGAACAGCCATAACACAACCAGTACCATAAGTCGAAAGGACATAATCAGAAGTCCAGATTGGTACTTTATCTCCATTAACAGGATTGATTGCATACGCACCAGTAAATACACCAGTTTTTTCTCTAACAGTACTCTGTCTGTCGATGTCAGAAAGTGTTTTTACTTCTTCTCTGTATTGTTTGATTGCTTCTCTTTGTCCTTCACTACAAATTTCATCAACCAGTTCCAGCTCTGGAGCAATTGTACAATATGTTACGCCATAAAGAGTATCTGGTCTTGTTGTAAAAATTTCAAAATATTTATTACTATCAGCTATTTGAAATTTAACCTTAGCACCCTCAGATTTTCCAATCCAATTTCTCTGCATAGTTTTAGTTTTTTCCGGAAAATCAATTCTATCCAAACCTTCAATTAGTCTTTCACAATAATCAGTAATTTTGAAAAACCAGCCCTTGATAGGTTTTTTCTCAATAATTGTTCCACATCTTTCATGAGTACCATCAGCTTGAACTTCAGCATTAGCAACTACAGTTGAACATTCCGGGCACCAATTTGCGGGAGCTTCTTTTTGATAAGCCAAACCATTTTCATAAAGTTTAAGGAAAATCCATTGAGTCCATTTATAATATTCGGGGTCGCTTGTAGCCAAAAGATGATCCCAATCAAACATACCACCAATACCCTTGTACTGCTTTGTAAAGATTTCAATATTTTTATTAGTTGAAATAGCTGGATGAATTCCTGTTTTTAATGCATGGTTTTCAGCTGGTAAACCAAATGAATCATATCCAATTGGTTGAAAAACATTTTTACCACTCATTTTCATATATCTTGCGTGAGCATCAGGGCAGCTGTATTGGAACCAATGTCCGAGGTGGAGTCTATCACCGGAAGGGTATGGAAACATACAAAATGTGAAATATTTATTTTCCGTTTTAGACATATCTGTGGAGTTAATATTTTCTTTCTCCCAGTAAGCCTGCCATTTTTTTTCAATCTCTTTAAATGGATAAGCCATCTTTTCCTCCGTTAATTACCACCATTTCTTACTCAATTTAGTTAACTGATCAATATAATCTGTCATTTTTTTATTAACAAGAAAAAGTATCTTATTTTTATCTCTAAAAAGTAGATATTATGACAGAAATAATATTAAATACCCAAAGAATCCCCTTGCTTGACAAACCAGAGTCAAACCCATATATTGGATAAACAAAAATAAACTATTAGGAGTTAATTATGTCTTCATTGATGGTAAGTGTTTCCGGAATCAGAGGAATTGTCGGAGACTCACTTACTCCAGATATAATCGTTAAATACGTTTCAGCATTTGCAAAATATATTGGAAAAGGTAAAGTTGTAGTTGGTAGAGATACCAGACCTTCAGGAGAAGCAATAATCAATCTTGTGTGTTCAACTTTGGCTTTAAGTGGTCTTGATGTTGTAAATATTGGAATAGCTACAACGCCAACGATAGAGATGGCTGTAAAGTTGTATGAAGGTGCAGGTGGAATTGCAATTACCGCCAGTCATAATCCTTCTGAGTGGAATGCTTTGAAATTTTTTGGAGCTGATACGCTATTTCTAGATGAAATTGAAGGAGCAAAATTAAATACAATTTTTGAAGCTGGTGATTTTCAATATGTGACATTTGAAAAAATAGGCAAAATCGAATATAATCACGATGATGCTAAGAAATTTCATTTAAGGAATGTAATTGATTTGCCTTATATTGACAAAAGTGCTATTAGAAAAAGAAATTTTAAGGTAGTAGTTGATTGTGTAAATGGGGCAGGCTATGAAATTATTCCTGAAATTTTAGAAGATCTTGGTTGTTCTGTTACTAAATTATTCTGTGAACCATCAGGGATATTTCCGCATGGGGCTGAACCATTACCAGAAAATCTTACAGAAATATGCGAAGTTATAAAAAATGGAAATTATGATCTTGGAATGGTGGTTGATCCTGATTCAGATAGATTAGCACTTGTTTCTGATGGTGGAATTCCTCTAGGTGAAGAGTATACTCTTGCTATGGTTACTGATCTTATTTTATCAAAAGTAAAAACTGATGTATGTGTAAATATTTCCACTTCAAGAGCTGTAGATGATATCGTTAAAAGATATGGTCAGAAAATTTTCAAGGCTAAAGTTGGGGAAGTGAATGTTTCAAAAAAGATGATTCGAGAAAAATGTATTATCGGAGGTGAAGGAAATGGTGGAGTTATATTACCAGAAATTCATCCAGGAAGAGATGCCGTAGTCGGAGCAGCCTTAATATTGCAGTATTTATTGGAAAAAGAGAGATTTATCACAGACATTCATGCAGATTTACCTCAATATTATATTTTGAAGGAGAAAGTGAAAATAGATGGTATTGACTACAGTTCACTTATAAACAAATTGGTGGACGGGGTAGATAAAGAGAGCATTAACGATATAGATGGTATAAGAATTGACAAAGAAGATCATTGGATTCAGATAAGGAAATCTAATACTGAACCTATAGCCAGAATCTTTGTAGAAGCAGAAACTAAAGAAAAAGCGAGAGAAATTTATGAAAACTATAAAAAGAAGCTTTTTAACTAATTTTTTTAAGATTGTTCTGCTTCTTACTCTTGCATCCTGTGCAGGTGTAAGTGATGATAATAGACGACCTGATTTTGAGAAAAGAATCGGATCGGGACGTCCATTTTTCTTTCATGAGTCAGTAAAGTATTTTGGCGAAACAAATGATGAATTTGTTTACGTTACCAGATATAAAATCGAATACGACAGACTTCATTTTGAAAAAGTTGACGGAGGTTTTAAGGCAAAATATGAAGCTTCTCTTGCTATTTTTCCCGAGGGAGAAGAGATTCCTATTAAGCAAAAAATGATTACAAGGGAAGTTTTTGTAGATAATTTTAAAGACACTGGTGAAAGAAATAAGTTTGACTTTTATGAGTTTCAAGAGGTTTTACCACCAGGTGTTTACGAGGCGATTCTTTCAATAAACGGAAGAGGGGAGATGGGGTTTTCCAGAAAAGAAGATTTACGTTTTAATTACTCTGGAAACTATGGAGCTTCAAATCTTAGCCTGATTAAATCTACTGATGGTAGTTTTAAAGATGAAAGTCTTATTCCTCTTGTTGATAATCATCTCTCCGATAAAGATAACAATTTTGGGATTTACTTTGAAATTTTTTCGAAAGGAAGTAAGCCGTACAATATAAATTATACAATTTTTGATAGCTATAATATGCCTATTCTGAACAAAAGTTTAGACGGTGTAACGTCAGAGAGAATTACAAAAGAACTTCTTGCCGTAAACCTTTCGAATAACAAAATTGGAGATTATTATATTAACCTCGATCTATCAATTGACAGTTTGAAGTTCAGAAGAGAAGTTGGATTCTCTATAAGATGGGCTAATGATACGGCAGAAATATCCAGCCTAGATGAAGCCATTAAACAATTAGTTTACTTGCTAGATGCTGACTCCTTGAATAAAGTTTTGACTTTTACGGAAGAATCAAAAAAAGAGTGGTTTGATAATTTTTGGATTAAGTTAGATGGTAATATTCAGGATAAAGCTTATATGGATGAGTATTACAGAAGAGTAAATTATTCCAATATTAATTTTGGAACTGAAAAGAAGAATGGCTGGAAAACCGATATGGGCCAGGTTTATATTGTAATGGGTGAACCTGATGAAATTCAAAGATATGAATTTGAAAAGTATACCAGACCATATGTGGTGTGGATATATTATGCGAAAAGTTCACAATACATTTTTGATTATATCGCCGGCGAGTATAAATTAAGGACTTTTTAATGGATCTTACTAATCTTGCCAGTGGAAGTAAGGGTAATTGTTCGTTGATTGACGGGGGTGAAGGACTCATTCTCATTGATGCTGGAATTTCAGGTAAAAAAATATTCGAAAGAATTGATGAGAGTGGGAAAAATCCCGTTGACTTACAGGGTTTGTTGATAACTCACGATCATAGAGACCATATTTCTGGAGCTGGAATAGTTTCGAGAAAACTTAAAATACCAATTTATACGAGTAGAATTGTTTACGAGCAGAATAAAGAGATATTCGATAAATGTGAAGTCAAAGTTTTTGAAGAAAAATTTTATCTTGCAGGAATCTTGGTGACTCCGATACCTGTTTCACACGATGGAAGTGACAATCACTCTTTTATTTTCGAAAAGAATGATTTTAAAATTGGTCATGTGACTGATTTGGGTATCGTAACTTCATTGGTAAGGGAAAGATTACGAGGGTGTAATATTCTTCTAATCGAATCTAATCATGATCCAAAAATGCTTATCAATGGTCCTTATCCATGGTACTTGAAACAGAGAATAGCCGGTAAAAAAGGACACCTTGCCAACAAAGATACTTCTGATCTTATAGATCAAATTTACTTTCCTGAGCTAAAGCACGTGATCCTTGCTCACCTAAGTGAAGAGAATAATGATCCAGTTCTTGCTTATGACAACATGGATAAGATGCGATCTGAAAAAGGTTTTGAATTTACAATTCACGTTGCAAAACAAAATAGAATATTGCCATCATTGGGTCTATAATGTCAGAATCTATCGAGTTTAAATATTTAGTAAATTATCCAGTTGATATTATTGAAAGCTTAAAAGAAAATTTCACAAATGGTAATCTTGATAGATATTTCCTTAAGTACTATAGTGAAAAACATGGGGTTTCAAGCGATAAACTTCTGTATGAATTTATCTCAGATCTAAAAAGGCAGTATCTTAAAAGATCAAGTAATCTATCAAAAATTACTTTTGATGACAAAATTACTATGATGAATCATGCTTTTGGGCTTCATAGCTATACATCAAGATCACATGGTAATAGAGTGATTTCTAAAAATGAAATAAGAATTTCCAGTTTGTTCAAAAACGTCCCCTATCGCTTTCTCAGGATGATTGTTGTTCACGAGCTTGCACATCTTAAAGAAAAAGAGCATAACAGAGCTTTTTACAGATTATGTGAGACTATGGAACCAGATTATCATAGAATTGAATTTGATTTTAGAGTCTATCTTTCCTGGAAAGAGTGTAAGAGTTGAGAACTAATCAATATTCTCTAAAATAAATAATTGCATTTTTAAACATATTTGTATATATTTAACAACTCGAAAGCTGAGAGCTTAACGAATTAGA
This window of the Candidatus Delongbacteria bacterium genome carries:
- a CDS encoding lecithin retinol acyltransferase family protein, whose amino-acid sequence is MSIFENLFGFIKDAIDNSVIDAIKPTTFPKPVTLPRRTSDDYDNLWGTGRILDKFKRNFLMDHITPERGTIVFCELFGVEHSGVYVGNGNIVELTGKGEVRLTDETGFLEETNGFSIYAACNDSRSLRSDQIAERALEMVGHWTDYNLILNNCHQFTAGCIIDDFDNPNNFFWMLMEVISKKMNKGKMITRRVCDF
- a CDS encoding GWxTD domain-containing protein, which produces MKTIKRSFLTNFFKIVLLLTLASCAGVSDDNRRPDFEKRIGSGRPFFFHESVKYFGETNDEFVYVTRYKIEYDRLHFEKVDGGFKAKYEASLAIFPEGEEIPIKQKMITREVFVDNFKDTGERNKFDFYEFQEVLPPGVYEAILSINGRGEMGFSRKEDLRFNYSGNYGASNLSLIKSTDGSFKDESLIPLVDNHLSDKDNNFGIYFEIFSKGSKPYNINYTIFDSYNMPILNKSLDGVTSERITKELLAVNLSNNKIGDYYINLDLSIDSLKFRREVGFSIRWANDTAEISSLDEAIKQLVYLLDADSLNKVLTFTEESKKEWFDNFWIKLDGNIQDKAYMDEYYRRVNYSNINFGTEKKNGWKTDMGQVYIVMGEPDEIQRYEFEKYTRPYVVWIYYAKSSQYIFDYIAGEYKLRTF
- the glmM gene encoding phosphoglucosamine mutase; the protein is MSSLMVSVSGIRGIVGDSLTPDIIVKYVSAFAKYIGKGKVVVGRDTRPSGEAIINLVCSTLALSGLDVVNIGIATTPTIEMAVKLYEGAGGIAITASHNPSEWNALKFFGADTLFLDEIEGAKLNTIFEAGDFQYVTFEKIGKIEYNHDDAKKFHLRNVIDLPYIDKSAIRKRNFKVVVDCVNGAGYEIIPEILEDLGCSVTKLFCEPSGIFPHGAEPLPENLTEICEVIKNGNYDLGMVVDPDSDRLALVSDGGIPLGEEYTLAMVTDLILSKVKTDVCVNISTSRAVDDIVKRYGQKIFKAKVGEVNVSKKMIREKCIIGGEGNGGVILPEIHPGRDAVVGAALILQYLLEKERFITDIHADLPQYYILKEKVKIDGIDYSSLINKLVDGVDKESINDIDGIRIDKEDHWIQIRKSNTEPIARIFVEAETKEKAREIYENYKKKLFN
- a CDS encoding leucine--tRNA ligase, with the translated sequence MAYPFKEIEKKWQAYWEKENINSTDMSKTENKYFTFCMFPYPSGDRLHLGHWFQYSCPDAHARYMKMSGKNVFQPIGYDSFGLPAENHALKTGIHPAISTNKNIEIFTKQYKGIGGMFDWDHLLATSDPEYYKWTQWIFLKLYENGLAYQKEAPANWCPECSTVVANAEVQADGTHERCGTIIEKKPIKGWFFKITDYCERLIEGLDRIDFPEKTKTMQRNWIGKSEGAKVKFQIADSNKYFEIFTTRPDTLYGVTYCTIAPELELVDEICSEGQREAIKQYREEVKTLSDIDRQSTVREKTGVFTGAYAINPVNGDKVPIWTSDYVLSTYGTGCVMAVPAHDERDFEFAKKFNLPIKVVINPIDSSLDPIDMANAYTVSGVMIESAEFTGMDSDEGLKAIIDKLEKDGTGERSINYRLRDWSVSRQRYWGVPIPFIHCECCGAVPVPENELPVTLPMDENIDYRPKGKAPLSLIDSYMNVKCPKCGKDAKRDPETMDTFVDSSWYFLRYINPHISNKAFDSDEVNNWLPADLYIGGAEHSNGHLIYSRFVTKVLYDLGYINFDEPYKKLIHQGMITRNGAKMSKSKGNAVSPDNFVDQYGTDVFRLYIMFMTNFREGGDWSDEGISGTDRFLNRIWRQFAETTYENGGKLIIDKDLNFVLHNTIKEMRANLEDLYFNTAISRLMELFNELNSYVKDENRFNADFYHQVKEKFILLLAPLAPHTAEELWSLLGNTKSVFFEKYPECDEKALVKSTQVIVVQVNGKVRANIEAEIDIDDEKVKELALADEKVLKFTEGLNIVKTILINRKDGKMVNIVVK
- a CDS encoding MBL fold metallo-hydrolase, coding for MDLTNLASGSKGNCSLIDGGEGLILIDAGISGKKIFERIDESGKNPVDLQGLLITHDHRDHISGAGIVSRKLKIPIYTSRIVYEQNKEIFDKCEVKVFEEKFYLAGILVTPIPVSHDGSDNHSFIFEKNDFKIGHVTDLGIVTSLVRERLRGCNILLIESNHDPKMLINGPYPWYLKQRIAGKKGHLANKDTSDLIDQIYFPELKHVILAHLSEENNDPVLAYDNMDKMRSEKGFEFTIHVAKQNRILPSLGL
- a CDS encoding M48 family metallopeptidase — translated: MSESIEFKYLVNYPVDIIESLKENFTNGNLDRYFLKYYSEKHGVSSDKLLYEFISDLKRQYLKRSSNLSKITFDDKITMMNHAFGLHSYTSRSHGNRVISKNEIRISSLFKNVPYRFLRMIVVHELAHLKEKEHNRAFYRLCETMEPDYHRIEFDFRVYLSWKECKS
- a CDS encoding WYL domain-containing protein, with protein sequence MATQLQRMQFIDSRIRQGKAYSAKSIANEYEVSERSIKRDIDEMKNSFNAPIKYSKIKGYYYGEKFEIFNFLGEKSLIASAMMKKILESLNYIPLTADNIISNLDESVGSELKFISDKIRYDFSEYEEVDIALFKVVIDSMNYKKQLKAIYNNADGVKSERVLEPLRLMNYSGKWYLVAYCVMKNIPKIFLFSRFEKLVLTDVPNVYECDDLKLNNLLSNSFGLDLEENPKEAVIRFYQPVSDSIKNQKWHKNQKIRNGKNNIGEFIEFIIPVGRYREILGRILRFGMHAEVVEPEDLRNKWLENIKMMYDRYIKQ